The genomic interval AATCCAATTAAAAACTTCGGTTTTGCAAAAGAAAAACGTTTTATAGTATCTTTACTTTTCACCATATTTATTGGAGTTGCAATAAGTATGATCTATAATTATTTTTCCGTCGTATTGTCAGTTCTGACTAAGGTTCCCGTTGACTCCATATCAACATTTTTATTCGCAAATGGCATAGCGGCTGTTTTTGGAACAAGCCTCTTTGGATATTTCATTGGCAAAAGGAATAATCTTCCAATTGCAATTTATCCCATCGTTTTTGCAATCATTGTTATTTTGTTAGGCCTTGGAATCGAAGTGCCTGGTTATACATTCGTATTATTAATCATTTTCGGCCTGCTGGACGGTTCAATGCATACAATTTCCCAATATTGGCTGAGTTCATCAATAAGGGAAGCGCCGGAATTTGCAAATGGAGCATACCTATTCATCAACAACATGAACAGAGCCATTGGAATATTTATTGGTGGAATCTTTGTTGATTCAGGATCAGGGCTTTTGCTGCTCATCACATCAGTGACATGTTTCATTTTAGCATGTCCGACAGCATTATACAGAATTAGGAAATTTCCGAATTTGAAATGAAAAAAAGAATGATAAATGTAAATGGAGCCATGTGTAATTAATAGCTACTATTTTTCTATTAAGTTTTTGTGCATGCAACAAAAACAAAATAGTTAAATATGGTAAATGATAAAGTTAATGTTAAATTTTTATAAAAATTTTTCAATGGGGCCCGTAGCTCAGTCTGGCAGAGCGCTTGGCTCTTAACCTTGTTGTCGCGGGTTCAATCCCCGTCGGGCCCATTTCTTATTTTTACAAAACTTCGGTTTAATGAATTAAAATAATAGATATAAATATTTTGTTAAATATACTATTCATATTTGTCACTAAAGTAATTTTGGTGATAATTAATTATACTGGTGGAAAAAGCATGTTAGAAGAATATTTACCATTCATGTGGTTAATAATTTTTGGAAATATTGAAAACCTGATTTTGTCTTCACAGGGTGTCGTTAAGGGAGTGGACCCTAAAGTATTGGGCGGTTTGAGTATAATCATTGTGATAATCTGGCAGGTGATAGGTGTTATTTTGACTGATGCCGCAATGCAATATTCAAATGTCATTAACTTCATCGGAGGACTTGCAATATTCATATTAGGTATTCAGGCAGTTTATGGAGCAGTGAAAAACATCAAAGCAAAAGGTGGTGCATAATCATGGTTGACTTAAAAGATTACGCTCAATTCTCCACTTTGCTCATTTTTGGAAACATTGAAAACCTGATTCTGGCGTCACAAGGTGCCACAGCTCATGTGAATCCATATATCCTTCTGCTGTTAAGCTTAATTGCTGTTGTAATATGGCTTTTAATAGGAACATATGGAACTAAAATGGCTATTAAATATGCTGACTACATCGAAATAGTTGGTGGAGTGGCTATTATCCTTTTAGGTATTGAATCAATGCTTGAAGGCATGGGAATAATTTAATCAAATAAATTTAAATAATTATAAATATAAATTTACAAAATGATTAATATTGGAGGATTAAAAAATATGAATGAAACAATTAAGGAACACTCTTGGATTCCTTACTTCTTGTTTGCTTTGCTTCTTTTATTATAGCTTTGGATACTACATTCATGAACGTTAGTATTTCTTCAGTTGTTGCTGATTTGAATACTGATGTGAGCACCATTCAATCAATTTCATCATTTTATACTCTCATCACTGCTGCGTTCATGCTCTTAAGTACCAAGCTTCAGGACATAGTTGGTAAAAAGAAACTGTTCTTAATCGGTGCTGCGCTTTATGGTGTCGGTACCTTGACTGCGGCATTAAGTCAGAACACTTTAATGTTATTTGCAGGATGGGCAGTGCTTGAAGGTCTTGGTGGAGCATTAATGACACCTATCGCCGTTTCCATAATAAGCGGAACTTATCATGGTGACAAACGTACCTTTGCTCTGGCAATTGAGAGTGCGCTGGTTGCAATTGCTGCCGCTATCGGCCCTCTTTTCGGTGGGGTTGTGACAACATATTTCACTTGGAGATTAGGATTTGCTGTGGAATTTGTAATCGTTCTGATTATTTTTGCACTGCAGAGCAAAATACCTTATTT from Methanobrevibacter sp. carries:
- a CDS encoding MFS transporter produces the protein MTRKITLSLFLMAFSLSTFLSIAGIIPLISGHFNVPITMASLFVALFALILSVTGLFLPSYFSKYERKRFFTVCLSVFILSSFLQIFIDNFYLALFIRLLPAFFYSSAISIALTIMGELDPDNVNKIVLGVSAGSILGLSISTQVGVTFGYPFVNVWLFLVNVLALVGICLLFPKMEGHPSNPIKNFGFAKEKRFIVSLLFTIFIGVAISMIYNYFSVVLSVLTKVPVDSISTFLFANGIAAVFGTSLFGYFIGKRNNLPIAIYPIVFAIIVILLGLGIEVPGYTFVLLIIFGLLDGSMHTISQYWLSSSIREAPEFANGAYLFINNMNRAIGIFIGGIFVDSGSGLLLLITSVTCFILACPTALYRIRKFPNLK